The Vicia villosa cultivar HV-30 ecotype Madison, WI linkage group LG1, Vvil1.0, whole genome shotgun sequence genome includes a region encoding these proteins:
- the LOC131644878 gene encoding calmodulin-binding receptor kinase CaMRLK-like — MKLFYMFLMFLMNLLLFITLTKSSSSSSCNIENMNLISKAFQSVSGFNSSFFQTKGFLICSKGENENENEINIINLPSKNLTGNISWRYLKNMTTLKILDLSENHLQGQVPNWFWKTTSSSLSTVNLSNNRFGGSIAFQMKPFSSSLQTLNLSNNRFTNQVHLSSFQNLKILDLSDNNLNTLPSGLQNLTKLNHLDLSNCNIKANIKPISNLTSLTSLNLSNNTLNGTFPYDFPPLNNLNFLNISNNNFKSSSPLSKLIKRFGKSSFIHAGHNFDSDNNLNASKTPNIHSKPNPNPNPPHHHRHHQQQQLHMKKAKQKNKHKHNSKTKTKIIIIATVSSVSTFILVVLSILAIIHYRKKRQQAKKNKWAISISKPVIGLGSTTTLKSGPFEFETESGTSWVADLKEPSSAAVVMFEKPLMNITFVDLMNATSYFGKDSQLAEGRCGPVYRAVLPGDIHVAIKVLENARDVDHDDSVATFVDLSKLKHPNLLPLSGYCIAGKEKLVLYEFMSNGDLGRWLQELPTGETNVEDWSTDTWEIQNGVGSRTPSPEKMGWPTRHSIAIGVARGLAFLHHAGSKPVVHGHLVTSNVLLADDFEPRIADFGFRKFGQQCPPNCSTETDVYCFGVVLMELLTGKPGTAETVVWVRKLVREGHGVRALDDRIKLGGCDSENQMVESLRVAYLCTAESPAKRPTMQQVLGLLKDIHPRARLE, encoded by the exons atgaaACTCTTTTACATGTTCTTGATGTTCTTGATGAATCTCCTATTGTTTATTACTCtcacaaaatcatcatcttcatcttcatgcaACATTGAAAACATGAATCTTATATCAAAGGCTTTCCAATCTGTCTCTGGATTCAACTCTTCATTCTTCCAAACAAAAGGCTTCTTAATCTGTTCAAAGGGTGAGAACGAGAACGAGAATGAGATTAACATCATAAACCTTCCATCCAAAAACCTAACCGGAAACATCTCATGGAGATACCTAAAAAACATGACAACCTTAAAGATTCTCGATCTCTCCGAAAATCATCTACAAGGTCAAGTCCCAAACTGGTTCTGGAAAACTACCTCATCAAGTTTATCAACAGTGAATCTCTCCAACAACAGATTCGGTGGAAGCATTGCATTCCAAATGAAACCCTTTTCATCATCCCTACAAACTCTCAATCTCTCAAACAACAGATTCACAAACCAggttcatctttcctctttccaAAACCTTAAAATCCTCGACCTTTCCGACAACAACCTCAACACCTTACCTTCAGGCCTCCAAAATCTCACGAAACTCAACCACCTCGATCTCTCAAACtgtaacatcaaagcaaacataAAACCCATTTCGAATCTCACTTCACTCACTTCCTTAAACCTCTCAAACAATACCTTAAACGGTACTTTCCCTTACGACTTTCCACCTCTCAACAACCTTAATTTCCTCAACatctcaaacaacaacttcaaatcttCATCTCCATTGTCAAAACTAATCAAAAGATTCGGAAAATCATCGTTCATTCACGCAGGTCACAATTTCGATTCCGACAATAACCTTAACGCATCCAAAACACCAAacattcattcaaaaccaaacccaaacccaaacccaccACACCACCACCGCcaccatcaacaacaacaactccacaTGAAAAAAgccaaacaaaaaaacaaacacaaacacaattcaaaaacaaaaacCAAGATTATTATCATCGCAACAGTTTCCTCAGTTTCAACTTTCATTCTCGTCGTGTTATCCATATTAGCAATCATTCATTACAGAAAAAAACGACAACAAGCAAAGAAGAACAAATGGGCAATCTCAATTTCAAAACCAGTGATAGGATTAGGATCAACAACAACCCTTAAATCAGGACCGTTCGAATTCGAAACCGAATCCGGAACATCATGGGTGGCTGATCTGAAAGAACCATCTTCCGCAGCAGTTGTAATGTTTGAGAAGCCACTGATGAACATCACGTTCGTTGATCTCATGAACGCCACGTCATACTTCGGAAAAGATTCACAGCTTGCTGAAGGTAGATGTGGGCCAGTTTACCGTGCGGTTTTACCTGGTGACATACACGTGGCAATCAAGGTTCTTGAAAACGCTAGAGACGTTGATCATGATGACTCTGTTGCAACTTTCGTTGACTTGTCGAAGCTTAAACATCCCAATCTTTTGCCTCTCTCCGGTTACTGTATTGCAG GGAAGGAAAAGCTAGTTTTGTATGAGTTTATGTCAAACGGAGATTTAGGCCGGTGGTTACAGGAATTACCGACGGGAGAGACTAATGTGGAGGATTGGAGCACTGACACATGGGAAATTCAAAACGGTGTCGGATCACGAACGCCTTCGCCGGAGAAAATGGGGTGGCCAACGCGACACAGTATTGCTATAGGTGTCGCGCGTGGTCTAGCTTTCCTCCACCATGCTGGATCAAAGCCCGTTGTCCACGGCCATTTGGTAACATCGAACGTCCTTCTCGCGGATGACTTTGAGCCACGAATAGCCGATTTCGGGTTCAGAAAATTCGGACAACAATGTCCTCCGAATTGCAGTACTGAAACAGATGTTTATTGCTTTGGTGTCGTGCTTATGGAGCTTCTAACGGGGAAGCCTGGTACGGCGGAGACGGTTGTTTGGGTGAGAAAGCTTGTAAGAGAGGGGCATGGAGTGAGGGCGCTTGATGATAGGATCAAACTCGGTGGTTGTGACTCGGAGAATCAAATGGTGGAGAGTCTCCGAGTTGCGTATCTTTGTACTGCTGAGTCGCCTGCGAAGAGGCCTACAATGCAGCAAGTTTTGGGACTTCTCAAAGATATTCATCCTAGAGCTAGATTAGAATGA